The Ferrimicrobium acidiphilum DSM 19497 genome window below encodes:
- the rpsB gene encoding 30S ribosomal protein S2, with translation MPDKPLVTMSQLLEAGVHFGHQAKRWNPKMKPFIFDKRNGIYLLDLRQTLRGIDESFRFVRSLSARGGNVLFVGTKKQAQDAIAQYAKMAGMPYVSHRWLGGMLTNFPTIASRVRKLQEYEQMKVQGDFEAMPKKEALLLQRELTKLDLNLGGVRNMTRLPDALFVIDTVKEHLALTEAARLGIPVIAVVDTNCDPELVDHIMPGNDDAIRSCELFTRLMATAIIEGKSKAGQAEPVPAPAPAAV, from the coding sequence ATGCCAGATAAACCACTAGTAACGATGTCGCAGCTTCTTGAGGCCGGAGTTCATTTCGGGCATCAAGCCAAGCGATGGAACCCAAAGATGAAGCCATTCATCTTCGACAAGCGCAATGGGATTTACCTCCTCGACCTACGCCAGACGCTTCGAGGAATTGACGAGTCGTTTCGATTCGTACGTTCGTTGTCTGCTCGCGGTGGCAACGTACTTTTCGTCGGCACCAAAAAGCAAGCACAAGATGCGATTGCACAGTACGCCAAGATGGCGGGCATGCCTTACGTAAGTCATCGGTGGTTGGGTGGCATGTTGACCAATTTTCCAACTATCGCCTCGCGAGTGCGAAAGCTCCAGGAGTACGAGCAGATGAAGGTTCAGGGAGATTTTGAGGCTATGCCGAAGAAGGAGGCGTTGCTTTTGCAGCGTGAACTCACCAAGCTCGACCTCAACCTGGGTGGCGTGCGTAACATGACGAGACTGCCTGATGCGCTATTCGTAATCGACACCGTCAAGGAACACCTGGCACTGACGGAGGCAGCTCGACTTGGCATTCCGGTCATTGCAGTGGTCGATACCAACTGCGACCCTGAACTTGTTGACCATATCATGCCTGGGAATGACGATGCAATTCGGTCTTGCGAACTATTTACTCGCCTCATGGCAACGGCCATCATCGAAGGCAAGTCGAAGGCAGGTCAGGCGGAGCCGGTACCAGCCCCAGCCCCAGCTGCCGTATAG
- a CDS encoding phosphatidate cytidylyltransferase, with translation MGEGQERHRQRSKGESDGSLFDASSEPQPGDETDEDLTLSLGDGFVDQPLLAGPDQDATLSLDSDALARERARVDGDPPTPEEDLTLELPGWREPATGEIPRVIEELAGEPLPPLHGRAPGNFDALEDETQDARHQGRLHQPEERDDFLIPIERGSIDDATLEALRIRSRNPSPAAEDGSAGVEGVGGVHDRDQEYIDALQAHLDERRGSPHRVARETHRSSDIRVTSDETGASDETGASDETGASDASTLSGRVTDGADESSIRDRPRRPSRHEVVSSRGRSQRRVRGSADRSRSTTKPIDGDNSTPQASLEERTEHTGGPTERVKVVRTVTGIVLAIVLLLALKLGTVSTLVVVVVAVTTAAAEGYNLLRKGGYRPAALVGLLAVVALVIGAYLAGEDAIVLVIVAAILVSLIWFMVQHRGEQFVAGITTTMVMVVWVGLFGSFAGLMLRHSLFGAGGLGLLVGTLLCTTTADVFAFFGGSLFGKHKLAPAISPGKTIEGVIIGGVATVLVAGLVLPLIHPFTLTAGLLIGLAVAIIAPVGDLAESALKRSVSAKDSSRLLPGHGGMLDRIDGILIVLPVAFYLFLSLHLR, from the coding sequence ATGGGTGAGGGCCAGGAACGTCATCGACAGAGGTCCAAGGGGGAGTCAGATGGTTCTCTCTTTGATGCGTCGAGTGAACCCCAGCCTGGCGACGAGACCGATGAGGATCTCACGCTATCGCTCGGCGATGGCTTTGTTGATCAGCCATTATTGGCTGGTCCCGATCAGGATGCCACATTATCGTTGGATAGCGATGCGTTGGCCAGAGAGCGCGCTCGAGTTGATGGGGATCCGCCGACGCCCGAGGAGGATCTAACGCTTGAGCTTCCTGGTTGGCGTGAACCGGCGACGGGCGAGATACCACGGGTGATCGAGGAGCTGGCAGGCGAGCCTTTGCCACCATTGCATGGTAGAGCGCCTGGAAACTTCGATGCATTAGAGGACGAGACTCAAGATGCGCGCCATCAAGGAAGATTGCACCAGCCAGAGGAGAGGGATGATTTCTTGATCCCGATCGAGCGAGGGTCTATCGATGATGCGACACTTGAGGCGTTACGTATTAGGTCCAGGAACCCAAGCCCAGCTGCAGAGGATGGCTCAGCAGGCGTAGAGGGTGTTGGCGGAGTCCACGACCGAGACCAGGAGTATATCGATGCTCTTCAAGCTCATCTGGATGAACGGAGAGGGTCTCCACATCGGGTTGCTCGTGAGACGCATCGGTCTAGCGATATCCGCGTGACTAGCGATGAGACTGGGGCCAGCGATGAGACTGGGGCCAGCGATGAGACTGGGGCCAGCGATGCATCTACACTGAGTGGTCGCGTAACTGATGGAGCCGATGAGTCGTCCATCAGGGATAGGCCGCGACGACCATCTCGCCATGAGGTGGTGTCATCGCGGGGTCGATCCCAGAGACGGGTACGGGGCTCTGCGGACAGATCCCGAAGCACTACTAAACCAATTGATGGAGACAACTCCACCCCCCAAGCGAGTCTGGAGGAGCGGACCGAACATACTGGTGGGCCTACCGAGCGCGTAAAAGTAGTGCGTACGGTTACTGGTATCGTGCTTGCAATCGTCTTGCTCCTGGCGCTGAAATTGGGAACGGTCTCAACGTTGGTGGTTGTGGTAGTGGCTGTCACAACTGCTGCGGCCGAGGGCTATAACCTTCTTCGTAAGGGTGGGTACCGCCCTGCTGCCCTTGTTGGACTTCTTGCCGTCGTCGCCCTAGTTATCGGCGCTTACTTGGCTGGCGAGGACGCCATTGTGCTGGTGATCGTAGCTGCGATTTTGGTCTCGCTCATCTGGTTTATGGTACAGCACCGGGGCGAACAGTTCGTCGCCGGAATTACTACCACGATGGTGATGGTCGTCTGGGTTGGCTTGTTTGGTTCTTTTGCTGGTCTGATGCTCAGACACTCACTTTTCGGGGCTGGTGGATTGGGACTCCTAGTCGGCACTCTCCTGTGTACCACCACGGCGGATGTATTCGCCTTTTTTGGCGGTTCTCTATTCGGCAAACATAAGTTGGCTCCTGCCATCTCTCCTGGTAAGACCATTGAGGGGGTGATTATTGGCGGAGTGGCTACAGTTTTGGTAGCTGGTTTGGTGCTTCCGCTTATCCACCCGTTCACGCTCACAGCTGGATTACTGATTGGACTTGCCGTTGCGATCATTGCCCCAGTAGGAGACTTAGCTGAGTCTGCGTTGAAGCGATCGGTCTCTGCAAAGGACTCCTCACGATTGCTTCCTGGTCATGGCGGTATGCTGGATCGGATTGACGGCATACTCATCGTGCTGCCAGTCGCTTTTTATCTGTTTCTGAGTCTGCACTTAAGGTGA
- the tsf gene encoding translation elongation factor Ts, with amino-acid sequence MADIKAADVQALRKLTGAGILDAKRTLEETGGDAERAAQLLRERGVVSAAKRADRENSEGAIALSMVDRQVGVLVELKCETDFVAKSADFVNTVNEIAAAVAERGEQAVGEYTEMIASLTITLKENISLGRVVRLQAGEGEEVSGYLHVQADRGVNGVLVQLKNGSEELAHDLALHVAFARPSYLAIEDVPAALVAQERETLETMTRNEGKPEAAIEKIVTGRLDGFFKSICLLEQPFVKDEKHRVREVLGQASLVAFAQLVVGE; translated from the coding sequence GTGGCTGATATCAAGGCTGCAGACGTGCAGGCACTGCGCAAGCTTACCGGTGCAGGTATTCTCGACGCAAAGAGAACTCTCGAAGAGACCGGTGGGGATGCCGAGCGTGCTGCGCAGTTGTTGCGAGAACGCGGGGTTGTGTCTGCCGCAAAGCGTGCTGACAGAGAGAACAGCGAAGGTGCAATCGCCCTATCTATGGTCGATCGCCAAGTGGGGGTGTTAGTTGAACTCAAGTGCGAGACTGACTTCGTCGCCAAGTCGGCTGATTTTGTCAACACCGTCAACGAGATTGCGGCAGCTGTCGCCGAACGCGGAGAGCAAGCTGTCGGTGAGTACACCGAGATGATTGCTTCGCTTACGATAACGCTTAAGGAGAATATCTCGCTCGGCCGGGTGGTACGACTTCAGGCAGGTGAAGGAGAAGAGGTATCGGGTTACCTCCATGTTCAGGCTGATCGTGGTGTAAATGGCGTTTTGGTGCAACTCAAGAATGGCTCCGAGGAACTCGCGCATGACCTTGCCTTGCATGTTGCCTTCGCTCGACCGAGTTACCTAGCTATCGAGGATGTACCCGCCGCTTTGGTGGCCCAAGAGCGAGAGACGCTTGAGACGATGACCAGGAACGAAGGAAAGCCAGAGGCTGCGATCGAAAAGATCGTAACTGGGAGACTCGATGGTTTCTTTAAATCCATCTGTCTGTTGGAGCAACCGTTCGTGAAGGACGAGAAGCATCGAGTCCGCGAAGTGCTTGGACAGGCCTCACTCGTCGCCTTCGCTCAGCTTGTCGTTGGCGAGTAG
- the whiG gene encoding RNA polymerase sigma factor WhiG yields MQGDADLDKLWHRYKETGDQGLRDRLLIAYSPLVRFVASRVAVGLPNSVEQADLASYGTFGLIDAIEKFDLERNIKFETYAITRIKGAIIDELRAIDWVPRSVRAKAKAVEQAYSKLEGKLHRSPTDQEVAAELEIDESELQAIFSKISFLGIAALDEVVLGGERSEGMTLGDTIADRKESANGSFEQEETRRMLVDAINRLGDREKMVLTLYYYEGFTLAEIGQILGVTESRVCQIHSKAVLQLRGKLGDVG; encoded by the coding sequence ATGCAAGGTGACGCCGACTTAGACAAGTTGTGGCACAGGTATAAGGAGACGGGTGATCAAGGGCTGCGCGATCGTCTGTTAATCGCTTATTCTCCTCTCGTCCGTTTTGTGGCTTCGAGAGTAGCGGTGGGCTTACCCAACTCAGTCGAGCAGGCTGATTTAGCGAGCTATGGCACCTTCGGACTGATAGATGCCATCGAGAAGTTCGATCTAGAGCGCAATATCAAGTTCGAAACCTATGCGATCACCCGTATCAAGGGTGCAATCATTGACGAACTTCGAGCCATTGACTGGGTGCCACGCTCGGTTCGGGCGAAGGCTAAGGCGGTGGAACAGGCCTACTCTAAGCTCGAGGGCAAACTCCACAGAAGCCCTACTGACCAAGAGGTTGCTGCAGAGCTTGAGATTGACGAGTCCGAATTGCAGGCGATCTTCTCAAAGATTTCGTTTCTGGGCATTGCTGCCTTAGACGAGGTCGTGCTTGGTGGAGAGCGAAGCGAGGGGATGACCCTCGGCGACACAATTGCCGACCGCAAAGAGAGTGCTAACGGCTCTTTCGAGCAAGAGGAGACTCGCCGGATGCTAGTTGACGCGATCAATCGACTCGGCGACCGCGAAAAAATGGTGCTGACGTTGTACTACTACGAAGGCTTCACCTTGGCCGAGATTGGGCAGATCCTTGGGGTTACGGAGAGTCGGGTGTGTCAAATCCACTCGAAGGCTGTACTTCAACTCCGCGGCAAGCTCGGCGACGTTGGCTAA
- the frr gene encoding ribosome recycling factor: MAEEVDTDLVIAETKTKMAKALEHTEEEFAAVRTGRAAPALVEHLAVDYYGSTTPLMTIAGIGVSDARTLVINPYDRGSLGAIETAIRNSDLGANPTNDGSTIRITLQPPTEERRKELIKVVRTRSEEGKVAIRAIRRSARHQFESWQKQGSLTTDDLSDLEKQLEQVTSHYIAELDKALEAKERDLLEV, from the coding sequence ATGGCTGAAGAAGTTGATACTGACTTGGTGATTGCCGAAACGAAGACCAAAATGGCAAAGGCTCTTGAACATACCGAAGAGGAGTTCGCCGCGGTGAGAACCGGCCGAGCGGCTCCGGCGCTGGTTGAACACCTCGCGGTGGATTACTACGGATCGACGACGCCGCTGATGACAATAGCCGGGATCGGTGTCTCTGATGCCCGTACCTTGGTGATCAATCCATACGATCGAGGGAGCCTTGGAGCTATTGAGACAGCAATTCGAAACTCCGACCTTGGTGCCAATCCTACTAATGACGGTTCCACGATCCGCATTACTCTGCAGCCCCCTACGGAGGAGCGTCGCAAGGAGTTGATCAAGGTAGTTCGCACCCGATCCGAGGAGGGAAAGGTTGCAATAAGGGCTATTCGACGGAGTGCACGGCATCAGTTTGAGAGCTGGCAGAAGCAGGGTTCACTGACCACTGACGACCTTTCTGATCTCGAGAAGCAGCTCGAGCAGGTCACTTCGCACTATATTGCTGAATTAGACAAGGCTTTGGAGGCCAAAGAGCGCGATCTACTTGAGGTCTGA
- a CDS encoding IS1634 family transposase: MATTPVDRRRHALDMQIRESLTGKHLVVAEEGFEIKRSLPHGHVAAIAAMANELKLPALLGPACRERDIIYALILARAIRPASKLATSRWFKDSTLGVDLGVVGISTDEIYSAMDWLYARQGTIEATLAKRHLQEDSRVLYDLSSSWMEGTHCPLAAYGYSRDHKRGKTQIEYGLMTDVDGRPISIEVFSGNTGDPSAFVNAVNMTRDRFGLRELIMVGDRGMITRARIEALRGLEGAKWITCLRAPQIRTLIDGGSLQLGLFDETNLAAITHPDYPDERLIACRNPDLARLRANKREELLVATEKELERLSSSAGSSKYPMALRVGRVLDRHKMAKHFTLEFDDDESFTFVRDTNSIETEAALDGIYVIRTSVSQEELDDAKAVEAYKGLSVVERNFRNLKVIDLDLRPIYHYSENRVRAHVFLSMLALYVTWHMREALAPLMFGDEEIPERHDPVAPALRSRAAELKDATKRGADGEPIHSFGTLLAHLGTLTRNTAEFTQGIQIEQLSVSTPLQRRVFELIGSPIPTTIGGK, encoded by the coding sequence ATGGCTACGACACCTGTGGATCGCCGTCGTCATGCGTTGGATATGCAGATCCGTGAATCCTTGACTGGCAAGCACCTTGTGGTGGCTGAGGAGGGCTTTGAGATCAAGCGAAGTCTGCCTCATGGACATGTGGCAGCTATAGCTGCGATGGCAAATGAGTTAAAGCTTCCCGCCCTCCTTGGACCCGCCTGTCGTGAGCGAGATATCATCTATGCCCTGATCCTTGCCAGAGCCATTCGCCCAGCCTCCAAGCTCGCCACCTCCCGGTGGTTCAAAGACTCCACCCTTGGGGTTGACCTAGGGGTAGTGGGTATCTCAACCGATGAGATCTACTCAGCCATGGACTGGTTGTATGCACGCCAAGGAACTATCGAAGCGACACTGGCCAAACGCCACCTCCAGGAGGACTCACGGGTGCTCTATGACCTCTCCTCGTCCTGGATGGAGGGGACACATTGCCCTCTGGCTGCCTATGGATATTCCAGAGATCACAAGCGAGGCAAGACCCAGATCGAGTATGGCCTCATGACCGATGTCGATGGTCGACCGATCTCAATCGAGGTCTTTAGTGGTAACACCGGGGACCCTAGTGCCTTTGTGAATGCCGTCAACATGACCAGGGATCGCTTTGGGTTAAGAGAGCTCATCATGGTGGGAGATCGAGGGATGATCACCCGTGCACGTATAGAGGCGCTGCGGGGTCTCGAGGGTGCAAAGTGGATCACCTGTCTACGGGCTCCCCAGATTCGAACCCTCATCGACGGTGGTTCTCTCCAGCTTGGCCTCTTTGATGAGACGAACCTGGCTGCGATCACCCATCCTGACTATCCCGATGAGCGCCTCATTGCCTGTCGTAACCCTGACCTGGCTCGTCTTCGGGCCAACAAGCGAGAAGAGCTCCTGGTAGCGACCGAGAAGGAGCTCGAAAGGCTCTCGAGCTCAGCGGGCTCGAGCAAGTATCCAATGGCCCTAAGGGTTGGACGAGTCCTTGACCGACACAAGATGGCCAAGCACTTTACCTTAGAGTTCGACGACGATGAGAGCTTCACCTTTGTCAGAGATACCAACTCAATCGAGACAGAGGCTGCACTCGATGGGATCTATGTCATACGTACCTCGGTGAGCCAGGAAGAACTCGATGATGCCAAGGCGGTAGAGGCCTACAAGGGCTTAAGCGTTGTCGAGCGCAACTTTCGCAACCTGAAGGTCATCGATCTCGATCTACGTCCGATCTATCACTACAGCGAGAATCGGGTCAGAGCCCACGTGTTTCTTAGCATGCTCGCTCTCTATGTTACCTGGCACATGAGAGAGGCTCTCGCGCCACTCATGTTTGGTGACGAGGAGATTCCAGAGCGCCACGATCCGGTTGCACCCGCGCTACGATCTCGCGCTGCTGAATTAAAAGACGCCACTAAACGCGGGGCCGATGGCGAACCGATTCACAGCTTTGGCACCCTGCTCGCCCACCTTGGAACGCTGACTAGAAACACGGCTGAATTTACCCAAGGCATCCAAATCGAACAGCTCTCGGTGTCAACTCCACTGCAACGTAGAGTCTTTGAACTCATTGGATCACCGATACCAACCACCATTGGAGGAAAGTGA
- the dxr gene encoding 1-deoxy-D-xylulose-5-phosphate reductoisomerase: protein MKSLAVMGSTGSIGRQTLDLVRQDPDRFRVAVLGAHSDVDGILDQAREFRPAVVGLDDEAAAKELRSLLDSGIEVVTGDELLDALTAAEIVINGVTGFAGIRVTERALLAGLRLGLANKESLIAAGELVLSLLGRGGELIPVDSEHSAIFQLLGRSRDRLPGLARLVITASGGPFREFDAESLKTVTVQDALAHPTWSMGPKISVDSSTLFNKGLEVIEAHYLFGVDYEQIAVVVHPESLVHSMVEFTDGTTLAQLSMPDMRLPISLALYHPDRSPLAHGSMSWAGSRTLTFEDVDLVRFPGLGLAFAAGRDGGGAPCWMNAANEVAVEAFLAGRIGWSQIYDTVASAMAGYEACTPMSIDEVVELDQRARSTATDLVKVYANA, encoded by the coding sequence ATGAAATCACTTGCCGTAATGGGTTCGACCGGTTCCATCGGCCGCCAGACGCTTGATCTTGTGCGGCAGGATCCAGACAGGTTTCGGGTTGCTGTCCTCGGAGCGCACTCCGATGTTGACGGAATTCTCGATCAGGCGCGCGAGTTTCGCCCAGCCGTGGTGGGTCTAGATGATGAGGCGGCGGCCAAGGAGCTCCGCTCGCTGCTTGACTCAGGGATTGAAGTGGTGACAGGTGACGAGCTGCTCGATGCGCTGACGGCTGCAGAGATTGTCATCAACGGGGTGACCGGTTTTGCTGGGATAAGGGTCACCGAACGTGCACTCCTAGCGGGATTACGTCTCGGGCTCGCTAACAAGGAGTCGCTCATTGCCGCTGGTGAACTTGTGCTCTCCTTGTTGGGGCGAGGAGGCGAGTTGATCCCCGTTGATTCAGAACACTCGGCTATCTTCCAGCTCTTGGGGCGATCACGCGACCGTCTGCCTGGTCTGGCGCGTCTGGTGATTACTGCGTCAGGTGGCCCATTCCGCGAGTTCGACGCCGAGTCGTTGAAGACGGTGACTGTCCAAGATGCGCTCGCCCATCCTACTTGGTCCATGGGACCAAAGATAAGTGTGGACTCATCCACGCTATTCAACAAGGGGTTAGAGGTGATCGAGGCTCACTACCTGTTTGGGGTCGACTATGAACAGATAGCAGTAGTCGTGCATCCGGAATCTTTGGTCCATTCGATGGTTGAATTCACTGATGGAACAACGCTCGCTCAGCTCTCTATGCCTGACATGAGACTTCCTATATCTTTGGCGCTCTATCACCCGGATCGTAGTCCACTGGCCCATGGATCCATGTCCTGGGCCGGATCTAGGACGCTCACCTTCGAGGATGTTGACCTCGTGCGCTTCCCGGGCCTTGGGTTGGCATTTGCCGCAGGTAGGGATGGCGGCGGTGCACCGTGTTGGATGAATGCGGCCAATGAGGTGGCGGTAGAGGCGTTTCTAGCTGGCAGAATTGGTTGGTCACAGATCTACGATACGGTAGCATCTGCGATGGCAGGATACGAGGCATGCACGCCGATGAGTATTGATGAGGTTGTCGAACTAGACCAAAGAGCCAGAAGCACGGCCACTGACCTGGTCAAGGTATATGCCAATGCCTAG
- a CDS encoding alternative oxidase, with the protein MGENEASNDDGGIRGAMGNLTPPERKQEQTKTLSAQRRRYGVLARLLFSSLDAVYGKERSLSKFKVLELVARVPYQSWEQVAYIAITHVSDRVAMARRIHDRVLESRSQQDNEQWHLLILEELIAERGIDETYLRYTVLPQVIAFIYYQVSALLYVVRPSLSYRLNADFEDHAEHEYMELVLEHPEWEEEVFESSIAAEYGHYESLADLFRQIGYDERVHKLESEAHLKEPRFR; encoded by the coding sequence TTGGGTGAGAATGAGGCTAGTAATGATGACGGCGGGATCAGGGGCGCGATGGGAAACTTGACTCCACCCGAGCGTAAACAAGAGCAGACCAAGACGTTGTCTGCGCAACGTCGAAGGTACGGCGTTCTGGCAAGGCTCCTCTTTAGTTCGCTTGACGCCGTCTATGGTAAGGAGCGCAGTCTCTCAAAGTTCAAGGTACTTGAACTTGTGGCTCGGGTTCCCTACCAGTCCTGGGAGCAGGTTGCATATATCGCGATCACACACGTGTCGGATCGCGTTGCCATGGCAAGGCGGATTCACGATCGGGTGCTCGAGTCGCGGAGCCAGCAGGACAACGAGCAGTGGCATCTTCTGATTCTAGAAGAGTTGATTGCTGAGCGTGGGATCGATGAGACTTACCTGAGATACACCGTTTTGCCGCAGGTGATCGCGTTTATCTATTATCAGGTTTCGGCGCTCTTGTATGTCGTGCGCCCATCCCTCAGCTATCGCTTGAACGCTGACTTTGAGGACCATGCGGAGCATGAATATATGGAGCTCGTGCTAGAGCATCCAGAATGGGAAGAGGAGGTGTTCGAATCCTCAATTGCGGCCGAGTATGGACATTACGAGTCCTTGGCTGATCTTTTCCGACAGATCGGTTATGACGAGCGAGTGCATAAGTTGGAGAGCGAAGCTCATCTTAAGGAACCGCGCTTTCGCTAG
- a CDS encoding tyrosine-type recombinase/integrase, whose translation MGNQGLWRLDEYRSYITHLAPSTQHRYLTGLDWLIREAADQGVYDPAQLDIRLVRRILSKRQESGAARSTIRTDLAAFSSYLRFRDDLNLTGLRLALVKPGGEPARKLPRTLDASVVVRSLDWLSTQPEVNLLHYAVLETLYDTGLRVGELVQLDKGDVDFDGQRISVRNGKGGKPRVVPIARRGVVALERYLQSRSDNATPLFLGERGARIGVRSVYRIVNLYFPGAHPHSLRHSYATHLLENGADLRSLQELLGHARLSTTEIYTHVSHERLARVYRELHPRGK comes from the coding sequence GTGGGCAACCAGGGTTTGTGGAGACTAGATGAGTATCGTTCTTACATAACCCATCTCGCCCCGTCGACTCAGCATCGCTATCTTACCGGTCTAGATTGGCTGATTCGCGAGGCTGCCGATCAAGGGGTTTATGATCCTGCGCAGTTGGATATTCGATTGGTTCGACGAATCCTTTCGAAGCGACAGGAGAGTGGGGCTGCGAGATCGACCATTAGAACAGATCTTGCTGCCTTCTCCTCTTACCTGCGTTTTCGAGATGACCTAAACTTGACCGGCCTGAGGCTAGCGCTCGTCAAGCCGGGCGGAGAGCCAGCACGTAAACTTCCTCGGACGCTTGATGCCTCGGTTGTCGTCAGGAGCTTGGATTGGCTGAGCACGCAACCAGAGGTTAACCTTCTCCATTATGCCGTCCTGGAGACACTCTACGATACCGGCCTTCGTGTCGGAGAGTTGGTGCAGCTTGATAAGGGGGATGTTGACTTTGACGGTCAACGGATCTCTGTGCGCAACGGCAAGGGCGGAAAGCCGAGAGTGGTGCCGATAGCGCGGAGGGGAGTGGTGGCGCTTGAACGCTATTTGCAGAGTCGATCCGACAATGCAACCCCTCTCTTCCTTGGTGAACGAGGTGCACGCATAGGAGTTCGTTCTGTATATCGGATCGTCAATCTATACTTCCCTGGCGCACATCCGCACTCATTGCGGCACAGTTATGCCACGCACCTGCTCGAAAATGGTGCCGATTTGCGTAGCCTTCAGGAGCTGCTTGGACACGCTAGACTGTCCACGACGGAAATATATACTCACGTGAGTCATGAACGGTTGGCGAGAGTCTATCGAGAGTTACATCCGCGGGGCAAGTAG
- the pyrH gene encoding UMP kinase yields the protein MASTQVIGDRCRILLKISGEALGDPSTGPLDAAVLTQLAKELVGLRSELGVEIALVVGGGNIWRGTYGVDIGIDAPTSDNIGMLATVMNALALQSAIEALGQPVRLQSAINMSELAEPYIRRRAVRHLEKGRIVIFAAGTGNPFFTTDTAAALRAAEIGAQTMMKGTHSGVNGIYSADPRLDPSATKYDHVGYMDVISRDLNVMDMTAVTFCKDHGIRVIVFDVTSPGNIARAWRGEIGTVVD from the coding sequence TTGGCGTCGACGCAGGTGATAGGTGACCGGTGTCGGATTCTCCTCAAGATCTCGGGTGAGGCACTTGGGGATCCGTCGACTGGACCCCTCGACGCCGCAGTGTTGACGCAGCTGGCAAAGGAGTTGGTAGGGCTTCGATCTGAACTCGGTGTTGAGATTGCTCTTGTCGTTGGTGGTGGAAATATTTGGCGAGGTACCTATGGTGTTGACATCGGTATCGACGCCCCCACCTCTGACAACATTGGGATGCTCGCCACTGTTATGAACGCCTTAGCACTACAGAGCGCGATCGAGGCGTTGGGGCAGCCAGTGAGATTGCAGAGTGCCATCAACATGTCGGAGCTTGCTGAGCCTTATATAAGACGCAGAGCGGTTCGCCATCTCGAGAAGGGGCGCATCGTCATCTTCGCCGCAGGGACCGGCAACCCGTTTTTTACCACCGACACAGCGGCTGCCTTAAGAGCAGCTGAGATCGGTGCTCAGACGATGATGAAGGGTACTCATTCCGGGGTAAACGGGATCTATTCAGCGGACCCACGACTTGATCCGAGTGCTACGAAGTATGATCATGTTGGGTATATGGATGTTATCTCACGAGACCTGAACGTGATGGACATGACAGCGGTAACCTTCTGCAAGGATCATGGCATTCGGGTGATTGTCTTTGACGTGACGAGCCCAGGAAATATAGCTCGCGCCTGGCGAGGCGAAATAGGAACGGTGGTTGACTGA